Proteins co-encoded in one Klebsiella michiganensis genomic window:
- the rnhB gene encoding ribonuclease HII (RNH2; RNase HII; binds manganese; endonuclease which specifically degrades the RNA of RNA-DNA hybrids), with amino-acid sequence MMEFIYPHTHLVAGVDEVGRGPLVGAVVTAAVILDPAKPIIGLADSKKLSEKRRLALYDEIIEKALSWSLGRAEPEEIDSINILHATMLAMQRAVAGLSVVPEYVLIDGNRCPALPMPSLAVVKGDSRVAEISAASILAKVTRDREMAELDLSFPQYGFAQHKGYPTAFHLEKLAEHGATQHHRRSFGPVKRALGLVS; translated from the coding sequence ATGATGGAATTTATTTACCCGCATACGCACCTTGTCGCCGGTGTGGATGAAGTCGGGCGTGGGCCTTTGGTCGGCGCCGTTGTCACTGCGGCAGTGATCCTCGATCCGGCAAAGCCGATTATTGGGCTGGCGGATTCGAAAAAATTGTCGGAAAAACGCCGTCTGGCGCTGTATGACGAAATTATCGAAAAGGCATTAAGCTGGAGTCTGGGCCGTGCCGAGCCGGAAGAGATAGACAGCATCAACATTCTGCATGCCACGATGCTGGCCATGCAGCGTGCGGTTGCGGGCCTGAGTGTGGTGCCTGAATACGTGCTGATTGACGGCAACCGTTGCCCTGCGCTGCCTATGCCGTCGCTGGCGGTAGTAAAAGGCGACAGTAGGGTGGCTGAAATCAGCGCGGCATCAATACTTGCCAAAGTCACGCGCGATCGTGAAATGGCCGAGCTGGATCTCAGCTTCCCACAATACGGTTTTGCTCAACATAAGGGCTACCCAACCGCTTTTCATCTCGAGAAGCTAGCCGAGCATGGTGCCACCCAGCACCATCGCCGCAGCTTTGGCCCCGTCAAACGCGCGCTTGGGCTCGTCTCCTGA
- the dnaE gene encoding DNA polymerase III subunit alpha (catalyzes DNA-template-directed extension of the 3'- end of a DNA strand by one nucleotide at a time; main replicative polymerase), with protein sequence MAEPRFIHLRVHSDYSMIDGLAKTGPLVKKAAALGMPALAITDFTNLCGLVKFYGSGHGAGIKPIIGADFNVANELLGDELSHLTVLAANNEGYQNLTLLISRAYQRGYGAAGPIIDREWLVELNEGLILLSGGRMGDIGKSLLRGNQPLVDQCLEFWQQHFADRFYLELIRTGRVDEENYLHAAVALADERGLPVVATNDVRFIDAGDFDAHEIRVAIHDGFTLDDPKRPRNYSAQQYMRSEEEMCELFSDIPEALENSVEIAKRCNVTVRLGEYFLPQFPTGEMTTEDFLVMKSKEGLEERLEFLFPDPEVRAQKRPEYDERLDIELQVINQMGFPGYFLIVMEFIQWSKDNGVPVGPGRGSGAGSLVAYALKITDLDPLEFDLLFERFLNPERVSMPDFDVDFCMEKRDQVIDHVSEMYGREAVSQIITFGTMAAKAVIRDVGRVLGHPYGFVDRISKLIPPDPGMTLAKAFEAEPQLPEIYEADEEVKALIDMARKLEGVTRNAGKHAGGVVIAPTKITDFAPLYCDDQGQHPVTQFDKNDVEYAGLVKFDFLGLRTLTIIDWALKMINPRRAKQGLEPIDIAAIPLDDKKSFDMLQRSETTAVFQLESRGMKDLIKRLQPDCFEDMIALVALFRPGPLQSGMVDNFIDRKHGREAISYPDVEWQHESLKPVLEPTYGIILYQEQVMQIAQVLSGYTLGGADMLRRAMGKKKPEEMAKQRGTFEEGAIKNGVDGELSMKIFDLVEKFAGYGFNKSHSAAYALVSYQTLWLKAHYPAEFMAAVMTADMDNTEKVVGLVDECWRMGLKVLSPDINSGLYHFHVNDDGEIVYGIGAIKGVGEGPIEAIIEARNQGGHFLDLFDLCARSDIKKLNRRILEKLIMSGAFDRLGPHRAALMNALGDALKAADQHAKAEAIGQADMFGVLAEEPEQVEKSYASVIPWPDQVVLEGERETLGLYLTGHPINQYLKEIERYVGGMRLKEMHPTERGKMTTAAGLVIASRVMVTKRGNRIGICTLDDRSGRLEVMLFTDALEKYQHLLEKDRILIVSGQVSFDDFSGGLKMTARELMDIDEAREKYARGLAISLTDRQIDDQLLNRLRQSLEPHRSGTIPVHLYYQRVDARARLRFGATWRVSPSDRLLNDLRTLIGSEQVELEFD encoded by the coding sequence ATGGCTGAACCACGTTTCATTCACCTTCGGGTGCACAGCGACTATTCCATGATTGATGGGCTGGCTAAGACCGGGCCGCTGGTAAAAAAAGCCGCGGCGCTGGGGATGCCTGCTCTCGCTATCACCGATTTCACCAACCTCTGTGGGCTGGTCAAATTCTACGGCTCCGGCCACGGGGCTGGCATCAAGCCGATCATCGGTGCGGACTTCAACGTGGCCAACGAGCTGTTGGGCGACGAGCTTAGCCATTTGACGGTACTGGCCGCCAACAATGAAGGCTATCAAAATCTCACCTTACTGATTTCTCGGGCCTACCAGCGCGGCTACGGCGCGGCTGGCCCGATTATCGATCGTGAATGGCTGGTTGAGTTAAACGAGGGGCTGATCTTACTGTCCGGCGGACGCATGGGAGATATAGGCAAAAGCCTGCTTCGTGGAAACCAGCCGTTGGTCGATCAATGCCTGGAATTCTGGCAGCAGCATTTTGCCGATCGCTTCTATCTGGAGTTGATTCGCACCGGCCGCGTGGACGAAGAGAATTACCTTCACGCCGCCGTGGCGCTGGCCGATGAACGTGGGCTGCCGGTTGTGGCAACCAATGACGTTCGTTTTATTGATGCCGGTGACTTTGATGCCCACGAGATCCGCGTCGCGATCCACGATGGCTTCACGCTGGACGATCCTAAACGCCCTCGCAACTACTCCGCTCAGCAGTATATGCGCAGTGAAGAGGAGATGTGCGAGCTGTTTTCGGACATTCCGGAAGCGCTGGAAAATAGCGTCGAGATAGCTAAGCGCTGCAATGTTACTGTGCGCCTGGGCGAGTACTTCCTGCCGCAGTTCCCGACGGGAGAAATGACCACCGAAGACTTCCTGGTCATGAAATCTAAAGAGGGGTTAGAGGAACGTCTTGAGTTCCTGTTCCCGGACCCGGAAGTTCGTGCTCAAAAACGCCCAGAGTACGATGAGCGTCTGGACATTGAGCTGCAGGTTATCAACCAGATGGGCTTCCCCGGCTACTTCCTCATCGTGATGGAGTTTATCCAGTGGTCGAAAGATAACGGCGTGCCGGTCGGGCCAGGCCGCGGCTCTGGTGCTGGTTCACTGGTGGCCTATGCGCTCAAAATCACCGACCTTGACCCACTTGAATTTGACTTACTGTTTGAACGCTTCCTTAACCCGGAACGTGTTTCGATGCCTGACTTCGACGTCGATTTCTGTATGGAAAAACGCGACCAGGTGATCGACCACGTTTCCGAGATGTATGGGCGCGAGGCCGTTTCGCAGATCATTACCTTCGGTACAATGGCGGCGAAGGCGGTTATTCGTGACGTAGGTCGCGTACTCGGCCACCCTTACGGCTTCGTCGATCGCATCTCGAAATTGATCCCGCCCGATCCCGGTATGACGCTGGCAAAAGCCTTTGAGGCGGAGCCGCAGTTGCCTGAGATCTACGAGGCCGATGAAGAAGTTAAAGCGCTGATCGACATGGCGCGCAAGCTGGAAGGCGTCACGCGTAACGCCGGTAAGCACGCCGGGGGCGTGGTTATTGCGCCAACCAAAATTACCGATTTTGCGCCGCTTTATTGTGACGATCAGGGGCAGCATCCGGTTACCCAGTTCGACAAGAACGACGTTGAATATGCGGGTCTGGTGAAGTTTGACTTCCTCGGGCTGCGAACGCTGACGATCATCGACTGGGCGCTGAAAATGATCAACCCGCGTCGGGCAAAACAGGGGCTGGAGCCGATTGATATCGCTGCCATCCCGCTCGACGATAAGAAAAGCTTCGACATGCTGCAGCGATCGGAAACCACTGCGGTCTTCCAGCTTGAATCTCGCGGCATGAAAGACCTGATAAAGCGTCTGCAGCCCGACTGCTTCGAAGACATGATCGCACTTGTGGCGCTGTTCCGCCCTGGTCCGCTGCAGTCAGGGATGGTAGATAACTTCATCGACCGTAAGCACGGCCGTGAAGCGATTTCTTATCCGGACGTAGAGTGGCAGCACGAAAGTCTGAAGCCGGTACTGGAGCCAACCTACGGCATCATCCTGTACCAGGAACAGGTCATGCAGATTGCCCAGGTGCTTTCCGGTTACACCCTCGGCGGCGCGGATATGCTGCGTCGTGCGATGGGGAAAAAGAAACCGGAAGAGATGGCCAAGCAGCGCGGCACCTTTGAAGAGGGCGCGATCAAAAACGGCGTCGACGGCGAGCTGTCGATGAAAATCTTTGACCTGGTAGAGAAATTTGCCGGGTACGGCTTTAACAAATCTCACTCCGCCGCCTATGCTTTGGTTTCGTACCAGACGCTGTGGCTGAAGGCGCACTATCCGGCAGAGTTTATGGCGGCCGTTATGACCGCCGATATGGATAACACCGAGAAAGTGGTAGGCCTGGTGGATGAATGCTGGCGCATGGGGCTGAAAGTTCTGTCGCCGGACATTAACTCTGGCCTGTATCATTTCCACGTTAACGATGACGGGGAAATTGTTTACGGCATCGGGGCGATAAAAGGCGTAGGTGAAGGCCCGATTGAAGCCATTATTGAGGCGCGTAATCAGGGCGGGCATTTCCTCGATCTCTTCGATTTATGCGCGCGCTCCGATATCAAAAAGCTTAACCGCAGGATTCTGGAAAAACTTATTATGTCCGGGGCTTTTGACCGCCTTGGACCGCACCGTGCTGCACTGATGAACGCTTTGGGTGATGCGCTGAAAGCGGCCGATCAGCATGCGAAAGCGGAGGCTATCGGCCAGGCGGATATGTTCGGCGTACTGGCAGAAGAGCCAGAGCAGGTCGAAAAATCCTACGCCAGCGTTATCCCATGGCCGGATCAGGTCGTACTGGAAGGGGAGCGGGAAACGCTTGGGTTGTATCTAACCGGCCACCCGATTAACCAGTACCTGAAAGAAATTGAGCGTTATGTCGGTGGCATGCGCCTGAAAGAGATGCACCCGACAGAACGTGGTAAAATGACCACGGCTGCGGGTCTGGTGATTGCTTCGCGGGTTATGGTCACCAAGCGAGGTAATCGCATCGGCATCTGTACGCTGGATGACCGCTCCGGTCGTCTGGAAGTGATGTTATTCACAGATGCGCTAGAAAAATACCAGCATCTGCTGGAAAAAGACCGTATCCTGATCGTCAGCGGACAGGTCAGCTTTGATGACTTCAGCGGAGGGCTTAAAATGACGGCCCGCGAGCTGATGGACATCGACGAAGCCCGTGAAAAGTACGCGCGTGGGCTTGCTATCTCGCTGACGGACAGGCAAATTGATGACCAGCTTTTAAACCGTCTCCGTCAGTCTCTGGAACCCCATCGTTCGGGGACAATTCCAGTACATCTCTACTATCAGAGGGTGGATGCACGAGCCCGGTTGCGCTTCGGTGCGACATGGCGTGTTTCCCCTAGCGATCGTTTACTTAACGATTTGCGAACGCTGATTGGTTCGGAGCAGGTGGAACTGGAGTTTGACTAA
- a CDS encoding acetyl-CoA carboxylase subunit alpha (catalyzes the carboxylation of acetyl-CoA to malonyl-CoA; forms a tetramer composed of two alpha (AccA) and two beta (AccD) subunits; one of the two catalytic subunits that can form the acetyl CoA carboxylase enzyme together with a carrier protein), protein MSLNFLDFEQPIAELEAKIDSLTAVSRQDEKLDINLDEEVQRLREKSVELTRKIFADLGAWQIAQLARHPQRPYTLDYVRLAFDEFDELAGDRAYADDKAIVGGIARLEGRPVMIIGHQKGRETKEKIRRNFGMPAPEGYRKALRLMEMAERFNMPIITFIDTPGAYPGVGAEERGQSEAIARNLREMSRLKVPVICTVIGEGGSGGALAIGVGDKVNMLQYSTYSVISPEGCASILWKSADKAPLAAEAMGIIAPRLKELKLIDTVIPEPLGGAHRNPEVMAASLRAQLLADLADLDVLNKDELLNRRYQRLMSYGYA, encoded by the coding sequence ATGAGTCTGAATTTCCTTGATTTCGAACAGCCGATTGCAGAGCTGGAAGCGAAAATCGATTCCCTGACGGCCGTTAGCCGCCAGGATGAAAAACTGGATATTAATCTGGACGAAGAAGTGCAGCGTCTGCGCGAGAAAAGCGTTGAGCTGACCCGCAAGATCTTCGCTGATTTAGGCGCATGGCAGATTGCGCAACTGGCGCGCCATCCGCAGCGTCCGTACACCCTGGATTACGTTCGTCTGGCTTTTGATGAGTTCGACGAACTGGCCGGCGACCGTGCCTATGCCGACGATAAAGCTATCGTGGGGGGTATTGCTCGTCTGGAAGGTCGTCCGGTGATGATCATTGGTCATCAGAAAGGGCGTGAAACCAAAGAGAAAATCCGTCGTAACTTCGGTATGCCGGCACCAGAAGGTTACCGTAAAGCGCTGCGTCTGATGGAAATGGCTGAACGCTTTAACATGCCGATCATTACCTTCATCGATACTCCGGGTGCTTATCCGGGCGTTGGTGCCGAAGAACGTGGTCAGTCTGAAGCGATCGCCCGCAACCTGCGCGAAATGTCCCGCCTGAAAGTACCGGTCATCTGTACCGTTATTGGTGAAGGTGGCTCCGGTGGTGCATTGGCCATTGGTGTGGGTGACAAAGTGAACATGCTGCAGTACAGCACCTATTCCGTTATTTCCCCGGAAGGCTGTGCGTCCATTCTGTGGAAAAGCGCGGATAAAGCCCCGCTGGCTGCAGAAGCGATGGGGATCATTGCTCCTCGCCTGAAAGAGCTGAAGCTTATCGATACCGTCATCCCTGAGCCTCTGGGCGGCGCGCACCGCAACCCGGAAGTGATGGCTGCTTCCCTGCGAGCACAGCTGCTGGCGGATCTGGCTGATCTTGACGTGCTGAACAAAGACGAGTTGTTGAACCGTCGTTATCAGCGTCTGATGAGCTACGGCTACGCCTGA
- a CDS encoding lysine decarboxylase LdcC (constitutive; catalyzes the formation of cadaverine from lysine) has translation MNTIAIMGPHGVFYKDEPIKELHRALELQGFQLIYPTNSTDLLKLIEHNPRICGVVFDWDEYSLDLCSEINLLNENLPLYAFINTHSSLNVSVNEMRMALWFFEYALSAADDIALRIRQYTNEYLDTITPPLTKALFTYVKEGKYTFCTPGHMAGTAYQKSPVGCLFYDFFGGNTLKADVSISVTELGSLLDHTGPHLEAEEYIARTFGAEQSYMVTNGTSTSNKIVGMYAAPSGSTILVDRNCHKSLTHLLMMTNLVPIWLKPTRNALGILGGIPQREFTRENIEKKVAETPNAHWPVHAVITNSTYDGLLYNTDFIKKTLDVPSIHFDSAWVPYTNFHPIYQGKSGMSGDRVPGKIIYETQSTHKLLAAFSQASLIHIKGDYDEETFNEAYMMHTTTSPSYPLVASIETAAAMLRGNTGKRLINRSVERALHFRREVQRLREESEDWFFDIWQPDHVDEAECWPIAPGEEDWHGFREADADHMYLDPIKVTILTPGMSELGEMAEEGIPAALVAKFLDERGVVVEKTGPYNLLFLFSIGIDKTKALSLLRGLTEFKRSYDLNLRVKNMLPDLYAEDPDFYRNMRIQTLAQGIHKLIKQHNLPDLMLRAFDVLPEMRMTPHEAYQQQVKGNVETVEIEELLGRVSANMILPYPPGVPVVMPGEVITKESRAVLDFLLMLCSVGEHYPGFETDIHGAKLGEDGVYRVRVLKEA, from the coding sequence TTGAATACTATTGCGATTATGGGGCCGCACGGCGTTTTCTATAAAGACGAGCCCATTAAGGAACTGCATCGCGCGCTGGAGCTACAGGGCTTTCAGCTCATCTACCCGACCAACAGTACCGATTTGCTTAAGCTGATTGAGCATAACCCTCGTATCTGCGGCGTCGTCTTTGACTGGGACGAATACAGTCTCGATTTGTGCAGCGAAATCAACTTGCTGAACGAAAACTTGCCTCTGTATGCGTTTATCAATACGCATTCTTCTTTGAACGTTAGCGTGAATGAAATGCGCATGGCGCTGTGGTTCTTCGAGTATGCGTTGAGCGCGGCCGACGACATCGCCCTGCGTATTCGCCAGTACACCAACGAGTATCTGGATACCATTACGCCGCCGCTGACCAAAGCGCTGTTCACCTACGTAAAAGAGGGAAAATATACCTTTTGCACGCCGGGGCACATGGCCGGCACCGCCTACCAGAAAAGCCCGGTCGGGTGCCTGTTTTACGACTTCTTTGGCGGTAACACGCTAAAGGCGGATGTGTCGATTTCGGTGACGGAACTGGGCTCATTGCTTGACCATACCGGCCCTCATCTTGAGGCGGAGGAGTATATTGCCCGCACCTTTGGCGCCGAGCAAAGCTATATGGTGACCAACGGTACTTCGACGTCGAACAAGATTGTTGGCATGTATGCCGCGCCTTCCGGTAGCACGATTCTGGTCGATCGTAACTGCCATAAATCACTGACCCATTTGCTGATGATGACCAACCTGGTGCCGATCTGGCTGAAGCCTACGCGTAACGCGCTGGGGATACTGGGCGGCATTCCACAGCGTGAATTCACTCGCGAAAATATCGAAAAAAAGGTTGCTGAAACACCGAATGCGCATTGGCCAGTGCATGCGGTTATCACCAATTCAACCTATGACGGGCTGCTGTACAACACCGATTTCATCAAGAAAACGCTGGATGTACCGTCGATTCACTTCGACTCCGCCTGGGTGCCTTATACCAACTTCCACCCTATTTATCAGGGGAAAAGCGGCATGAGCGGTGACCGGGTGCCAGGGAAAATTATCTATGAAACCCAGTCAACCCATAAACTGCTGGCGGCGTTCTCTCAGGCTTCGCTGATTCACATTAAAGGTGATTACGATGAAGAGACTTTCAACGAAGCCTACATGATGCATACCACCACATCCCCGAGCTACCCGCTGGTGGCCTCGATTGAAACTGCCGCGGCGATGCTGCGCGGTAACACCGGTAAGCGGCTGATTAACCGCTCCGTTGAGCGCGCGCTGCATTTTCGTCGTGAAGTGCAGCGCCTGCGTGAAGAGTCTGAAGACTGGTTCTTCGATATCTGGCAGCCCGATCATGTTGATGAGGCTGAGTGCTGGCCCATTGCACCCGGTGAGGAAGACTGGCATGGCTTTAGGGAGGCCGATGCGGATCACATGTATCTCGATCCTATCAAAGTCACTATTTTGACGCCGGGCATGAGCGAGCTGGGGGAGATGGCAGAAGAGGGGATACCGGCGGCGCTGGTGGCCAAGTTCCTCGATGAGCGAGGCGTTGTCGTCGAGAAAACGGGCCCGTATAACCTGTTGTTCCTGTTTAGCATCGGTATCGATAAGACAAAAGCGCTAAGCCTGCTGCGTGGGCTGACGGAGTTTAAGCGCTCTTACGATCTTAATCTGCGGGTGAAGAACATGCTCCCGGATCTTTATGCGGAAGATCCGGACTTTTATCGAAATATGCGCATTCAGACGCTGGCGCAGGGGATCCACAAGCTGATTAAGCAACATAATTTGCCAGACCTGATGCTGCGAGCTTTTGATGTTCTACCAGAAATGCGTATGACGCCGCACGAGGCTTATCAGCAGCAGGTGAAAGGCAACGTCGAAACGGTAGAGATAGAGGAACTGTTGGGCAGAGTATCGGCCAATATGATCCTGCCTTATCCGCCTGGCGTGCCGGTGGTGATGCCCGGAGAAGTGATCACCAAAGAGAGCCGGGCGGTGCTCGACTTCCTGCTGATGCTGTGCTCGGTTGGGGAGCATTATCCGGGCTTTGAAACGGACATCCATGGAGCAAAACTCGGTGAGGACGGCGTCTACAGAGTACGAGTCTTAAAAGAGGCTTGA
- a CDS encoding lyase: MLGLKQIHHVAIIASDYERSKQFYCDVLEFTLEAEVYRKERDSWKGDLALNGQYVIELFSFPFPPVRPSRPEACGLRHLAFSVENIDQSITHLESHGVKCEPIRIDPYTNKRFTFFSDPDGLPLELYQQ; this comes from the coding sequence ATGCTGGGCTTAAAGCAAATTCATCACGTCGCGATTATCGCGTCGGACTACGAACGAAGTAAGCAATTCTATTGTGATGTGCTGGAGTTTACGCTCGAAGCGGAAGTTTACCGCAAAGAGCGGGACTCCTGGAAAGGCGATCTGGCGCTGAATGGCCAGTATGTTATTGAACTGTTCTCCTTCCCGTTTCCTCCCGTACGTCCAAGTCGACCGGAGGCCTGCGGGCTTCGTCACCTGGCATTTAGCGTGGAAAACATCGACCAGTCGATTACGCATCTGGAAAGCCACGGAGTGAAATGCGAGCCTATTCGCATCGATCCCTATACCAATAAGCGCTTCACGTTCTTCAGCGACCCCGATGGCCTGCCGCTGGAACTTTATCAGCAGTAG
- the tilS gene encoding tRNA(Ile)-lysidine ligase (Ligates lysine onto the cytidine present at position 34 of the AUA codon-specific tRNA(Ile) that contains the anticodon CAU; ATP-dependent; responsible for modifying the wobble-base of the CAU anticodon of tRNAIle such that it exhibits proper recognition of the AUA codon rather than the AUG codon and is in turn properly recognized by isoleucyl-tRNA synthetase), translating into MTIRELQSFLHPHRQLLVAFSGGLDSTVLLHQLVTLRDTLQPELNIRAMHIHHGLSPKADSWVEHCQALCAKWRVPFAAAYVQLPSGGQGIEGEARAARYQALSGSLLADEVLLTAQHLDDQCETFLLALKRGSGPAGLASMPAILPFSDTLLLRPLLTTSRAQLEEWACAHRLSWIEDESNQDDKYDRNFLRLRIVPLLQQRWPHFSRSVARSADLCGEQEQLLDELLAEQLGQLMSEQGALRIDPMLTMSDARRFALLRRWLAHHRAAMPSRASLQRLWQEVALSREDANPRLRLGEHEIRRFQGELYWVPLLNIDREKSYLWPAPYRPLHLPGAGTFSLSDKGMAVRAPAEGEIVSLRFKAPGLLHIIGRDKGRTLKKIWQELRIPPWERDATPLLFYGEQLIAAPGIFVTREGQATEHSCWHIDWQKGVEQ; encoded by the coding sequence ATGACTATCCGTGAACTTCAGTCTTTTCTGCATCCTCACCGCCAGTTACTGGTGGCGTTTAGCGGTGGGCTGGATTCGACCGTGTTGCTGCATCAACTGGTGACTCTGCGCGATACCCTGCAACCCGAACTGAATATCAGGGCAATGCATATCCACCACGGACTAAGCCCGAAAGCAGATAGCTGGGTAGAGCATTGTCAGGCGCTGTGTGCGAAATGGCGCGTACCCTTTGCAGCGGCTTATGTCCAGTTACCTTCTGGTGGACAGGGGATTGAAGGAGAGGCGAGGGCCGCTCGCTATCAGGCGCTTTCTGGCTCGCTTTTGGCAGACGAAGTATTACTGACGGCGCAGCATCTGGACGACCAGTGTGAGACCTTCCTGCTGGCGCTTAAGCGCGGCAGCGGTCCTGCCGGGCTGGCGTCGATGCCTGCGATTTTGCCTTTTAGCGACACATTATTACTGCGTCCACTGCTGACGACGTCCCGTGCACAGCTCGAGGAGTGGGCCTGTGCTCACCGGCTAAGCTGGATTGAAGACGAAAGTAACCAGGACGATAAGTATGACCGGAATTTCCTGCGTCTGAGGATTGTTCCTCTGTTGCAGCAGAGATGGCCCCATTTTTCCCGCAGCGTTGCCCGCAGCGCGGATTTATGCGGTGAGCAGGAACAGCTTCTTGATGAACTGCTTGCCGAGCAGCTGGGGCAGTTAATGTCGGAGCAGGGCGCGCTGCGTATTGACCCGATGCTGACGATGAGCGATGCCCGGCGATTTGCCCTGCTGCGACGCTGGCTGGCCCACCATCGCGCTGCGATGCCGTCCCGGGCTTCTCTGCAGCGTTTATGGCAGGAAGTCGCTTTAAGTCGGGAAGATGCAAACCCTCGCCTCCGCCTGGGCGAGCATGAAATCAGGCGCTTTCAGGGGGAACTGTATTGGGTTCCGCTGCTGAACATCGATCGGGAAAAAAGCTATTTATGGCCTGCGCCTTACCGCCCGCTGCATCTCCCCGGGGCAGGAACGTTTTCTCTCAGCGATAAGGGAATGGCGGTACGCGCACCAGCAGAGGGCGAAATTGTTAGCCTGCGTTTTAAGGCTCCGGGTTTGCTGCATATCATCGGCCGGGATAAAGGGCGAACGCTAAAAAAAATTTGGCAGGAGCTACGTATTCCTCCGTGGGAGCGTGACGCCACGCCGCTGCTGTTTTATGGCGAGCAACTTATCGCTGCACCGGGCATTTTTGTCACTCGCGAAGGGCAAGCTACGGAACATTCATGCTGGCACATAGACTGGCAAAAGGGAGTTGAGCAATGA
- a CDS encoding cytochrome C554 — MKKVVLLLGLTACSLSVLAKGDPQAGEAKAMTCVACHGMSGKASAPLYPNIGGQSEAYLEHSLQAYKKGERSGGQAEIMKAYVSGLSDEDISNLAAYYASMKP, encoded by the coding sequence ATGAAAAAAGTCGTACTGCTGCTTGGGCTAACGGCCTGCAGTTTATCCGTTCTGGCGAAAGGCGATCCACAGGCCGGGGAAGCAAAGGCCATGACCTGCGTTGCCTGCCATGGCATGAGTGGGAAAGCGTCTGCGCCGCTTTATCCGAATATTGGCGGGCAGAGTGAAGCCTATCTGGAGCATTCGCTTCAGGCTTACAAAAAAGGGGAACGGAGCGGTGGGCAGGCTGAAATCATGAAGGCTTACGTCAGCGGGCTTTCAGACGAGGATATCAGTAATTTAGCGGCGTACTACGCCTCAATGAAGCCCTAA
- a CDS encoding Rho-binding antiterminator (Suppresses temperature-sensitive mutations in essential genes by modulating rho-dependent transcription termination) codes for MSMNDAYQPINCDDYDNLELACQHHLLLTLELKDGEVLKAKASDLVSRKNVEYLIVDNAGATRELRLDKINSFSHPEIGTIVVSVE; via the coding sequence ATGTCAATGAATGATGCGTATCAACCCATCAACTGTGATGATTATGACAATCTCGAGCTCGCCTGCCAGCATCATTTGTTACTGACGCTGGAGCTAAAAGACGGGGAGGTTTTGAAAGCCAAAGCGAGCGATCTGGTTTCTCGTAAAAACGTCGAATATCTGATTGTCGATAATGCCGGCGCCACGCGTGAGTTACGCCTCGATAAAATTAACAGCTTTAGCCACCCCGAAATTGGCACTATCGTGGTGAGCGTCGAATAA